One Succinivibrio dextrinosolvens DNA window includes the following coding sequences:
- a CDS encoding substrate-binding domain-containing protein, with translation MKSFGLKALNSLILASSLTVGAANADNFVNTYFYDLDDAFISNVDIALKESAKHNNVILNINDAKNDAAKQKEAILSHDNSDPKIVNLVNVNDASDVVAAAKKHNARVVFVNRQPDDFVIKSYDKAWYVGSDAAASGKMQADLISRVLKEHPTFDKNKDGVINTILIKGQKEHKDTILRSSNVISELDARKVKINLIDEFYADFDKKKAVQQFSAALDRHPIHEVELVICNNDAMALGVIEVLNDNGFNVGKNNISLIDYQVGNKFVNYIPVFGIDAIPEAVDAISEDKMEGTILNDYTRLAEAALVIATDKDVSRQALTSKLKLKVSQDGVVDVPYKMLSRVHE, from the coding sequence ATGAAATCTTTTGGACTAAAAGCTCTTAACTCATTGATTTTAGCTTCATCATTAACCGTTGGTGCTGCAAATGCAGACAACTTTGTGAATACTTATTTCTACGATCTTGATGATGCCTTTATCAGTAATGTTGATATTGCTCTTAAAGAGTCTGCAAAACACAATAATGTTATTCTGAATATCAATGATGCAAAAAATGATGCCGCTAAACAGAAAGAGGCAATTTTAAGTCATGATAATTCTGATCCTAAGATTGTTAATCTTGTAAATGTGAATGATGCTTCTGATGTTGTTGCCGCAGCTAAAAAGCACAACGCCAGAGTAGTTTTTGTAAACCGTCAGCCAGATGACTTTGTAATCAAGAGTTACGATAAGGCATGGTATGTTGGTTCTGATGCTGCTGCCTCAGGAAAAATGCAGGCAGATCTTATTTCACGAGTTTTAAAGGAGCATCCTACCTTTGATAAGAATAAGGATGGCGTAATCAATACAATCCTGATTAAGGGACAGAAAGAACATAAAGATACTATTCTTCGTTCTTCAAATGTAATTAGTGAACTTGATGCCCGTAAGGTTAAGATCAATCTTATTGATGAGTTCTATGCCGATTTTGATAAGAAGAAGGCTGTACAGCAGTTCAGTGCAGCTTTAGATAGACATCCAATTCACGAGGTTGAACTTGTAATCTGCAATAACGATGCAATGGCCTTAGGTGTTATTGAGGTTCTGAACGACAATGGCTTTAACGTTGGTAAGAATAATATCAGTCTGATTGATTACCAGGTAGGCAACAAATTTGTAAATTACATTCCTGTATTCGGAATTGATGCTATCCCAGAGGCAGTTGATGCAATCTCTGAAGATAAGATGGAAGGTACTATTCTGAATGACTACACCCGTCTTGCAGAAGCTGCTCTTGTAATTGCAACTGACAAGGATGTTTCTCGTCAGGCTTTAACTTCAAAGCTGAAACTGAAGGTTTCTCAGGACGGCGTTGTTGATGTACCTTACAAGATGCTGTCACGCGTACATGAATAG
- the tnpC gene encoding IS66 family transposase, with protein sequence MDLKELKKQVEQITKELKSKASGDTAVLVDSLSFLFSIMLETSTGIMVQNERLTNTIIDLQETIKDLRRQLNMDSHNSSKPPSSDGYKKPNKARSLRKPTGRKPGGQKGHSGANMEVPHKPDEVKKHHPNKCMTCPHFASCVANGNVFECGEKRFIVEAVVTTKVIEHQSLKAVACPCGESKLKGEFPEEVKAYVQYGDTFTAMAGLLSTFGAVSTDRIQTIIDGMFNVTLSEGTICSMVEKCGQKVTPIVEKIKELLIGSSVVNFDETGVRVEGSTQWVHNSSNAKYTYLTVNKKRGQEGIEDNGVIQNIGGTAVHDCWGAYWKFKDILHAVCCAHLLRELIANIENNPTHLWTERFKTLLITMKTAKEKAIEEGKTELREDLIKALEHEYDEIMAYAEKECPPPDKIEPKKRGKKKKGKERALIDRLIKLKDSVCLFIHNFMVPFDNNQAERDLRNVKTKAKVSGCFRTNAGAQTYLKITSYLSTAKKHGINAFEALALAFKGETEKVLI encoded by the coding sequence GTGGATTTAAAGGAACTGAAAAAGCAGGTTGAGCAGATAACAAAGGAGCTTAAAAGTAAAGCTTCAGGTGACACTGCTGTACTCGTTGATTCTCTTTCATTCCTTTTCAGCATTATGCTTGAAACAAGTACAGGTATTATGGTGCAGAATGAGCGCTTGACTAATACCATCATCGATCTGCAGGAAACCATAAAAGACCTGCGCAGACAGTTAAATATGGATTCCCATAACAGTTCAAAACCACCATCAAGTGACGGTTATAAGAAGCCAAATAAGGCAAGAAGTCTGAGAAAACCAACAGGCAGAAAGCCAGGCGGGCAGAAAGGACACAGTGGAGCGAACATGGAGGTACCACATAAGCCTGATGAGGTAAAGAAACATCATCCCAATAAATGTATGACCTGTCCACATTTTGCCTCATGCGTTGCAAACGGAAATGTATTTGAGTGCGGGGAAAAGAGATTTATTGTTGAAGCAGTTGTAACCACAAAGGTAATCGAGCACCAGAGTCTAAAGGCAGTTGCCTGTCCATGTGGCGAAAGCAAACTTAAAGGAGAATTCCCTGAAGAGGTTAAAGCCTATGTTCAGTATGGAGATACCTTTACTGCAATGGCTGGACTTCTCAGCACCTTTGGTGCAGTAAGTACAGACAGAATTCAGACTATCATTGACGGTATGTTTAATGTAACTCTGTCTGAAGGCACTATCTGTTCAATGGTAGAAAAATGCGGACAAAAGGTAACACCGATAGTAGAGAAAATCAAAGAACTGCTGATTGGCTCTTCTGTTGTTAACTTCGATGAAACCGGTGTCAGAGTCGAAGGCTCTACACAATGGGTACATAACTCATCCAATGCCAAATACACCTACCTTACCGTCAATAAGAAACGAGGACAGGAAGGAATAGAAGATAACGGAGTAATTCAGAATATCGGTGGTACCGCAGTCCATGACTGCTGGGGAGCCTACTGGAAATTCAAAGATATTCTCCATGCTGTCTGCTGCGCTCATCTGTTAAGAGAACTTATAGCCAACATTGAGAATAATCCGACTCATTTATGGACAGAAAGATTCAAGACTCTGCTTATAACCATGAAAACCGCCAAGGAAAAGGCTATAGAAGAAGGTAAAACAGAGTTAAGAGAGGATCTAATAAAAGCTCTTGAGCATGAGTATGACGAAATAATGGCTTATGCTGAGAAGGAATGTCCTCCTCCGGATAAGATAGAGCCTAAAAAACGAGGAAAAAAGAAGAAAGGCAAGGAAAGAGCCTTAATAGACAGGCTGATTAAGCTCAAGGATTCGGTGTGCCTGTTTATACATAACTTCATGGTTCCGTTTGATAACAATCAGGCGGAGAGAGACTTACGCAATGTAAAGACTAAAGCAAAGGTTTCAGGATGTTTTCGTACAAATGCAGGAGCTCAGACCTACCTGAAGATTACATCCTATCTCAGCACCGCCAAGAAGCATGGCATAAATGCATTCGAAGCATTGGCTCTTGCCTTCAAAGGCGAAACTGAGAAAGTTTTAATTTAA
- a CDS encoding beta-ketoacyl-ACP synthase yields the protein MEHRVAIVGQGMVTAFGESWDDNKKRILECKNAVVTMQDWDKYDGLITHLAAPCPDFKLPEHYTRKKIRSMSRVSMMATRASEYALKDSGLLDDPLLKGGDMGVAYGSSFGSALAVKDFASMLTDNTTGDLNANSYVKMMPQTTAVNISLFFGITGRIIPTSTACTSGSMAIGYAYEAIKNGYQTAMVAGGAEELSVCDAAVFDTMFATSSKNDTPKLTPAPFDKDRDGLVIGEGAGTVVLEEYEHAKARGAKIYGEIIGFATNSDATHITSPNQETIEICVRKAVDNAGLKPEDIGYISAHGTGTDKGDIAESNATFNIFGDKTPISTLKSYFGHTLGACGAVETMFALNMMNEGWFNPNLNLKEVDPRCGNLNYIVNEPLKHQCELLVANNFAFGGINTSLVLKRV from the coding sequence GTGGAACATCGTGTTGCTATTGTCGGTCAGGGAATGGTTACCGCCTTTGGCGAAAGCTGGGATGACAATAAGAAAAGAATTCTTGAGTGTAAAAATGCCGTTGTCACCATGCAGGACTGGGACAAATACGATGGCCTTATCACTCATCTGGCAGCGCCATGCCCGGATTTTAAACTTCCGGAGCATTACACCCGCAAGAAAATCCGCTCCATGAGCCGTGTCTCAATGATGGCAACTCGTGCCTCTGAGTATGCGCTTAAAGACAGCGGACTATTAGACGATCCTCTATTAAAAGGCGGAGACATGGGGGTAGCCTATGGTTCCTCCTTTGGCAGTGCCCTGGCTGTTAAGGATTTTGCATCAATGCTCACCGACAATACTACAGGTGATCTGAACGCCAACTCCTACGTAAAAATGATGCCTCAGACTACAGCCGTAAATATCTCTCTGTTCTTTGGCATTACCGGCAGAATAATTCCAACCTCGACTGCCTGCACCTCAGGCTCAATGGCCATAGGCTACGCCTACGAGGCAATTAAAAACGGCTATCAGACCGCTATGGTCGCAGGTGGAGCCGAAGAACTTTCAGTCTGTGATGCTGCGGTATTCGATACCATGTTCGCAACCTCCTCAAAAAACGATACTCCAAAGCTTACCCCAGCTCCTTTTGATAAGGATAGAGACGGTCTGGTTATCGGTGAAGGTGCCGGTACCGTGGTACTTGAAGAGTATGAGCATGCTAAAGCCCGCGGTGCAAAGATTTACGGTGAGATTATAGGTTTTGCCACCAATTCCGATGCCACACATATTACCTCCCCTAATCAGGAGACAATAGAAATCTGTGTTCGCAAGGCTGTTGATAATGCAGGTTTAAAACCAGAGGATATCGGCTATATATCTGCTCATGGAACAGGTACTGATAAAGGAGATATCGCAGAATCAAATGCAACCTTCAACATCTTTGGAGATAAGACTCCAATCTCAACCCTGAAGAGTTACTTTGGTCATACCTTAGGAGCCTGCGGTGCAGTTGAGACCATGTTCGCTCTGAACATGATGAATGAAGGCTGGTTCAACCCAAATCTGAACTTAAAAGAAGTTGATCCTCGTTGCGGTAATCTTAACTATATCGTTAATGAACCTCTAAAGCATCAGTGTGAACTGCTGGTGGCAAATAACTTTGCCTTTGGCGGAATCAATACTTCACTTGTTTTAAAGAGAGTTTAA
- the fabG gene encoding 3-oxoacyl-ACP reductase FabG — MRRVLVTGAGRGIGKAIAQQLGKDGFEVTLHYRNSADGVNEAINNIKQNQGKAYALSFDVCDRENSRRILEEDIEKNGPYYGVVCNAGITADAAFPMMSSEDWDSVIDTNLTGFFNVVHPCIMPMIAAHKGGRVIAISSVSGIIGNRGQVNYSASKAGLIGAVKALAVEVGKRGITVNAIAPGLIETDMALLDETVKKEILKLIPLKRMGQVQEVASLASYLMSDNAAYITRQVISIDGGMQ, encoded by the coding sequence ATGAGAAGAGTTCTGGTTACAGGAGCTGGTCGCGGAATAGGTAAGGCCATAGCACAGCAGCTGGGTAAAGATGGCTTTGAAGTGACACTGCACTATCGAAACAGTGCTGATGGTGTAAACGAGGCCATAAATAATATAAAGCAGAATCAGGGAAAGGCTTACGCTTTAAGCTTTGATGTCTGTGACCGTGAAAACTCCAGAAGAATACTTGAAGAAGATATAGAGAAAAACGGACCTTACTACGGAGTCGTCTGCAATGCAGGTATTACCGCTGATGCAGCCTTTCCGATGATGAGTTCAGAGGACTGGGACAGTGTCATTGATACCAACCTTACAGGATTCTTCAACGTGGTTCATCCATGTATCATGCCTATGATTGCAGCTCACAAGGGCGGCAGAGTCATCGCCATCTCCTCAGTTTCAGGAATAATCGGCAATCGCGGACAGGTAAACTACAGTGCCTCAAAGGCTGGTCTCATTGGAGCAGTAAAGGCTCTGGCGGTTGAGGTGGGCAAGCGAGGCATCACCGTAAATGCCATTGCACCAGGACTTATTGAGACTGATATGGCATTGCTGGATGAGACTGTAAAAAAAGAAATTCTAAAGCTTATTCCTCTAAAGCGTATGGGACAGGTTCAAGAAGTTGCCTCTCTGGCCTCATATCTGATGTCAGATAATGCCGCCTACATTACAAGACAGGTTATAAGCATTGATGGAGGTATGCAGTAG
- a CDS encoding beta-ketoacyl-ACP synthase: MIYINCYASVSALGATKEKIISTLTSDHGNYLTARSDMINGGKTAYFGCVNNCPLPDISDYREHNTRNNRFLAYLCTRLEDKLAYFKDKYPKERIGVVMGTSTSGLSESEEEIKNYKKTNTRSEDYYYSFQEFGDPAMFLSEYLKVTGPSYTISTACSSSSRVLISAHRLIESGLCDVVIAGGADTLSTVPINGFNSMGLISPTQCTPFCKGRDGISIGEAGGLMILSKEKSSLSLLGLGESSDAYHVSSPDPSGEGAISAMNMALSGAGLSPSDIGYINLHGTATKLNDAMEAKAVASIFSNKVPCSSTKYMTGHTLGAAGILESCILCYILENDLTLPLQSTEYRELDSELDDCGLILNSKKASKPFMMSNSFAFGGNNASVIIGLTK, translated from the coding sequence ATGATTTACATTAACTGCTACGCTTCTGTAAGTGCCCTTGGTGCAACAAAAGAAAAAATCATCAGCACCCTCACATCAGATCACGGTAATTACCTGACTGCACGCTCTGACATGATTAACGGTGGGAAGACCGCCTACTTCGGCTGTGTTAACAACTGTCCCTTACCAGATATTTCTGATTACAGAGAGCATAATACCCGCAACAACCGTTTTTTAGCCTATCTCTGCACCAGACTTGAGGATAAGCTTGCCTATTTTAAAGATAAATACCCTAAAGAGAGGATCGGTGTGGTTATGGGTACCTCAACCTCAGGACTTAGTGAGTCCGAGGAAGAGATAAAAAATTACAAAAAGACTAATACCCGTTCTGAGGACTATTATTATTCTTTTCAGGAATTCGGTGATCCGGCTATGTTCCTGTCCGAATACTTAAAGGTAACAGGTCCAAGCTACACAATTTCAACTGCCTGCTCCTCATCCTCAAGAGTGCTTATAAGTGCTCACAGACTTATTGAAAGCGGTCTTTGTGATGTGGTTATTGCTGGTGGAGCAGACACTTTAAGTACTGTACCTATCAACGGCTTTAACTCCATGGGACTTATCTCCCCAACACAATGTACACCTTTTTGTAAGGGAAGAGACGGTATCAGTATAGGTGAGGCAGGTGGTCTTATGATCCTCTCAAAGGAGAAATCCTCCCTGTCTCTTTTAGGACTTGGCGAATCCTCAGATGCCTATCATGTATCCTCACCTGATCCCTCAGGTGAAGGTGCCATAAGCGCCATGAATATGGCTCTATCAGGTGCAGGTCTGTCACCTTCTGATATCGGTTATATCAATCTGCATGGAACCGCTACAAAACTGAACGATGCCATGGAGGCAAAGGCTGTAGCCTCGATATTCTCCAATAAGGTTCCATGCAGTTCAACCAAATACATGACAGGACACACCTTAGGTGCAGCAGGAATACTAGAAAGCTGTATTCTGTGCTATATTCTTGAAAACGATCTTACTCTTCCACTGCAGAGTACAGAATACCGCGAACTGGACTCAGAACTTGATGACTGCGGACTGATACTAAACAGTAAAAAAGCGTCTAAACCATTTATGATGTCGAATTCTTTTGCGTTTGGCGGAAATAACGCTTCAGTAATTATCGGATTAACAAAATGA
- a CDS encoding DUF3261 domain-containing protein, with product MMKFKRILNYKRYIALILVMFFLSACSHTSKVTDLNTAGLEQSPEYINIEKNAKIPLPFISFDRDEEYRQILTADYNGKKNSLLCIVKLNKTGLNLTGLTLSSLPLFNLKYEKGKLVGSYYVPKSMLPPVNQVLFDIMLSFDRKNRLSKEITKEYIIHRDDNAVTLGKLDGKELYNIEYAQYDTGSLPVKIVNHEFNYSINLQYIHQK from the coding sequence ATGATGAAGTTTAAAAGAATTCTTAATTACAAGAGATATATTGCGCTCATCTTAGTGATGTTTTTTTTAAGCGCCTGCAGCCACACTTCAAAGGTTACAGATCTGAATACTGCAGGACTAGAACAATCACCTGAATACATCAATATTGAAAAGAATGCAAAAATTCCTCTGCCATTCATCAGCTTTGATAGGGATGAAGAATACCGACAGATTCTGACCGCGGACTATAACGGCAAAAAGAATTCTCTTTTATGCATTGTGAAACTGAATAAAACAGGACTTAATCTCACCGGCCTGACCTTAAGCTCGCTCCCGCTTTTCAACCTTAAATATGAAAAAGGAAAACTTGTGGGCAGCTACTATGTACCTAAAAGCATGCTGCCACCGGTAAATCAGGTACTCTTTGACATCATGCTGTCCTTTGACCGGAAAAACCGCTTATCTAAGGAAATTACTAAGGAATATATAATCCACAGAGATGATAATGCAGTGACATTAGGTAAACTCGATGGAAAAGAGCTTTATAATATAGAATATGCTCAGTATGATACCGGCAGTCTTCCGGTAAAAATTGTTAATCACGAGTTTAACTACAGCATCAATTTACAATATATACACCAAAAATAA
- a CDS encoding MMPL family transporter: MSRKFSALLLCIFLVIATCISFYRLKDMTIETSVLSLLPQSTDNKGQREIEAEFIQRLNSQVIFALGGSGIGGAGGADTASVPQSYKASDKTSDEASLKKQPIFSEKSNPSDNTRLHEAADRFIEELNRIPSLKNITAKISEEDKLQSAAFVYKYKTAFLSADLKKELEADNYSLKLLSKLYSGFSGVSSAEIQNDLLLVGRALAVDFSKDNSLKIENGHLVAYDDKGDEWILVFAVLNADSLSTEVASQFTTQTDNLIDRIEKEYPDISIIKKGAVFYSDYAASTSQREITILGSVTTVGIFCLIFFVYRSFVPVFLTIGSIFCGIISALFFTTLIYDEINLIIIGMCLSVIGIVCDYTIYFTTLRIGAPESAADTIRKLTKPLSFAVITDLCAYLIILLSPVKAVSQMAFFCMCTISFASLFVIIVEPFFLEHLKRTKLPFESFFKGYLTFIRQPKLRISIISVLCFISLFALLNLKTNDDPMSFQSMPKTLKTQEMSINRLINTSENLKYLLLSAKDDETLLENNEKIRELLAIAQHDGKLKRFLSVKINSEKSQLETCRFLNDRKDKIENELKTRGLEIKAEDYRCETLSAEDYFASRAGELYRNLYYRGDDYSSLMVVLEDVSDEKAIQDLAALVDGCTYVDHRGKLTAIFKMYREIFFRVILGFMLCILVVSTIRAGFIKALAGTFFSALSIGTALFVLLLSGFELNLFSELGLIVLLGIGINYNIFMSNSKLEVTSIIAIFTALATTLMTIGILIFSSVDAIKCFAICLVTGIICAFILSAYMPKNKITNDEV; the protein is encoded by the coding sequence TTGAGTAGAAAATTCTCTGCCCTTTTACTCTGCATCTTTCTGGTTATAGCCACCTGTATAAGTTTTTACAGGCTTAAGGATATGACCATTGAGACTTCAGTACTCTCACTTCTGCCTCAGAGCACGGATAATAAGGGACAAAGAGAAATTGAAGCTGAGTTTATACAAAGACTCAACTCCCAGGTAATCTTCGCCCTAGGAGGATCAGGAATTGGAGGAGCAGGAGGAGCTGATACAGCTTCAGTCCCACAATCCTACAAGGCATCAGACAAAACCTCCGACGAAGCATCTTTAAAAAAACAGCCTATATTTTCAGAGAAATCAAATCCGTCCGATAATACCAGACTTCATGAGGCAGCTGACCGCTTCATTGAGGAGCTGAATCGGATACCTTCTCTAAAAAACATAACCGCAAAGATATCCGAAGAGGACAAGCTTCAAAGCGCAGCCTTCGTCTATAAATACAAAACAGCTTTTTTATCTGCGGACCTCAAAAAAGAACTTGAGGCAGACAATTACTCTCTAAAGCTGCTCTCAAAGCTCTACTCAGGCTTTTCAGGAGTTTCCTCCGCTGAAATCCAAAACGATCTGCTGCTTGTAGGCAGGGCTCTGGCAGTAGACTTTTCAAAGGACAACTCCCTTAAAATTGAAAACGGACATCTTGTTGCCTATGATGATAAGGGAGATGAGTGGATACTGGTATTTGCAGTTCTGAATGCAGATTCGCTTAGCACAGAGGTGGCATCACAGTTCACCACTCAAACAGATAATTTAATTGACAGAATAGAGAAAGAATACCCTGATATTTCCATAATCAAAAAAGGAGCTGTATTCTATTCAGACTATGCAGCTTCCACATCCCAAAGAGAAATAACAATTCTCGGTTCAGTCACAACCGTTGGCATCTTCTGTCTTATCTTCTTTGTATACCGCTCATTTGTTCCGGTGTTTCTGACCATAGGCTCTATCTTCTGCGGAATTATCTCTGCCCTGTTTTTTACAACACTAATCTATGATGAAATCAATCTCATAATTATCGGTATGTGCCTTAGTGTCATCGGTATTGTCTGTGATTACACCATCTATTTTACAACCCTGAGGATCGGCGCTCCTGAAAGCGCAGCTGACACCATAAGAAAACTTACAAAGCCACTCTCCTTTGCAGTCATCACCGATCTGTGCGCCTATCTTATTATTCTGCTCTCGCCTGTAAAGGCAGTCTCGCAGATGGCCTTCTTCTGTATGTGCACCATCTCCTTTGCCAGTCTTTTTGTTATCATAGTAGAACCTTTCTTCTTAGAACATCTAAAAAGAACAAAGCTGCCATTTGAAAGCTTTTTTAAAGGCTACCTCACTTTTATAAGACAGCCAAAGCTGCGTATCAGTATTATTTCAGTTTTATGTTTTATCTCCCTGTTTGCCTTACTTAATCTTAAGACCAATGATGATCCTATGAGCTTTCAGAGCATGCCAAAGACTTTAAAGACTCAGGAGATGAGCATTAACCGACTTATAAATACCTCTGAGAATCTAAAATACCTTCTGCTCAGCGCTAAAGATGATGAAACGCTTTTGGAGAACAACGAGAAAATACGGGAGCTCCTTGCTATCGCACAGCATGACGGAAAATTAAAGCGATTTTTATCTGTAAAAATAAACTCTGAAAAATCCCAGCTTGAGACCTGCCGTTTTTTAAATGACAGAAAGGATAAAATTGAGAACGAACTTAAGACCAGAGGTCTTGAGATTAAAGCTGAGGATTACCGCTGTGAAACTTTAAGCGCAGAGGATTACTTTGCCTCCAGAGCAGGAGAGCTTTACAGAAATCTTTACTACAGAGGAGATGATTACAGCTCCCTTATGGTGGTACTTGAGGATGTATCAGATGAAAAGGCTATACAGGATTTAGCCGCTTTAGTTGATGGCTGTACCTATGTTGATCATAGAGGAAAGCTTACAGCTATCTTTAAAATGTACCGGGAAATCTTCTTTAGAGTGATTTTAGGCTTCATGCTCTGTATTCTTGTGGTATCCACAATCAGAGCCGGCTTTATAAAGGCTCTGGCTGGAACCTTTTTCTCTGCACTATCCATCGGCACTGCCCTGTTTGTTCTTCTGCTATCAGGTTTTGAGCTGAACCTGTTCTCAGAGCTTGGACTTATAGTGCTTTTAGGCATCGGCATCAACTACAATATCTTCATGAGCAATTCAAAGCTTGAGGTTACCTCAATAATTGCCATCTTCACAGCTCTTGCCACCACGCTTATGACTATCGGCATTCTGATTTTCTCAAGTGTAGATGCGATAAAATGCTTTGCAATCTGTCTGGTAACAGGTATCATCTGTGCATTCATTCTTTCAGCCTATATGCCAAAAAACAAGATTACCAATGATGAAGTTTAA